In Dysgonomonadaceae bacterium zrk40, one genomic interval encodes:
- a CDS encoding DUF5106 domain-containing protein, translating to MKNLTYFACCICFAFLALLACSSSKKSGLETHQVYEPETVVPDTFVLPHLPETLTDPDERRMFLITHYWDRFDFSDSTLTRKPAITEQAFVDYIHILGFLTPDEPNEPLVNTLHRAQIDTTMYRYFVSLMEKYFYDPNSPFRNEELYIPVLKEFSSSPLLGEADRSRYLLQLEMTQLNRVGEKANNFTFMLPSGESRKLWDINSQYLLLLFSNPGCPTCETVIRYLDGSPVLKKAFSLNSPTRNMLTVLTIYPDNEPEEWRDHLPQMPQQWLHGYDPGMAITRDRLFDIKAIPTIYLLDSDKKVILKDCSLEAVESFFSVIY from the coding sequence ATGAAAAACCTTACCTACTTTGCCTGTTGCATCTGCTTTGCCTTTCTTGCCCTCCTTGCCTGCTCATCGAGTAAAAAGAGCGGATTGGAGACACATCAGGTTTATGAACCGGAAACAGTGGTGCCTGATACCTTTGTGTTGCCGCACCTGCCTGAAACGCTTACCGATCCTGACGAACGAAGAATGTTTCTGATAACACATTACTGGGACCGTTTCGATTTTTCCGACAGCACCCTTACTCGAAAACCGGCAATTACCGAACAAGCTTTTGTCGATTACATCCACATCCTTGGATTTTTGACTCCCGATGAACCCAACGAACCACTGGTTAACACTCTTCACAGGGCACAGATTGATACCACCATGTACCGTTATTTTGTCTCGTTGATGGAGAAGTATTTCTATGATCCCAATTCTCCTTTTCGCAACGAAGAGCTTTATATTCCCGTGTTGAAAGAGTTCAGCAGCTCCCCTCTGCTTGGTGAGGCTGATCGTTCCCGCTACCTCCTTCAGCTCGAGATGACACAGCTCAACAGAGTGGGTGAAAAGGCGAACAACTTCACATTCATGCTCCCATCTGGTGAATCCCGAAAACTGTGGGATATCAATAGCCAATATCTGCTGCTGCTCTTCTCCAATCCCGGTTGCCCCACCTGTGAAACTGTCATCCGATACCTGGATGGTTCACCGGTCCTGAAAAAAGCCTTCTCGTTGAACAGTCCCACACGGAACATGCTTACCGTTCTGACCATTTACCCAGACAATGAACCGGAGGAGTGGAGAGATCATCTGCCTCAGATGCCGCAACAATGGTTGCATGGCTACGATCCCGGGATGGCAATCACACGGGACAGACTTTTTGATATCAAGGCCATCCCGACCATCTACCTGTTGGACAGCGACAAGAAGGTGATTCTCAAAGATTGTTCCCTCGAAGCTGTAGAGTCTTTCTTTTCCGTAATATATTGA
- a CDS encoding M15 family metallopeptidase yields MLRSADTIVDANYSFEEAIAGTKAPDEIIAQLELLDVHYLSVDGEIHKGQILCNRSISADIRDLFTFMLDEGFVIEKAIPVVRYNWNDSLSMADNNSYSFCYRDITYSRHAHGMAIDINPRFNPLRWKKENRPNKPSGALSDTTVNGTLYPGHPVVKAFTEKGFYWGHRFSKYYDDHHFEKR; encoded by the coding sequence ATGCTTCGTTCGGCAGATACCATCGTCGATGCCAATTACAGTTTCGAAGAAGCCATCGCGGGAACAAAAGCACCCGATGAAATTATTGCCCAACTGGAACTGCTGGATGTCCATTACCTCTCTGTAGATGGAGAGATCCACAAGGGACAGATCCTGTGCAACAGGAGCATATCAGCCGATATCAGGGATCTGTTCACCTTTATGCTGGATGAGGGTTTTGTGATTGAAAAAGCAATTCCGGTAGTGAGGTACAACTGGAATGACAGCCTCTCGATGGCTGACAACAACAGTTACAGTTTTTGCTACCGTGACATCACCTATTCAAGACATGCTCACGGCATGGCAATTGATATCAATCCACGCTTCAATCCTCTTCGATGGAAGAAGGAGAATCGCCCCAACAAACCCTCCGGAGCACTCTCAGACACCACCGTCAACGGTACGCTCTACCCCGGCCATCCGGTTGTGAAGGCTTTTACCGAGAAAGGCTTCTACTGGGGTCATCGCTTCTCGAAATATTACGATGATCATCACTTCGAAAAGCGATAA
- the infC gene encoding translation initiation factor IF-3, with product MRKDSKDQHRINERIRVPEVRLVGDNVEEGIYPTREALKIAQQKELDLVEIAPTAKPPVCRIIDYKKFVYQQKKKLKEQKAKAVKVTVKEIRFGPQTDDHDYNFKLKHAMNFLGEGSKVKAYVFFRGRSILFKEQGEVLLLRFANDLEEYAKVEHMPIMEGKRMSVMLSPKKGTPAPKKENKEKKEEKAD from the coding sequence ATGAGAAAAGACTCCAAAGACCAACACCGGATCAATGAACGGATCCGGGTACCTGAAGTCCGGTTAGTAGGCGACAACGTGGAAGAAGGGATTTATCCCACCCGTGAGGCATTGAAGATTGCCCAACAGAAGGAACTGGACCTCGTTGAAATTGCCCCCACGGCCAAACCCCCCGTATGCAGGATCATCGATTACAAGAAATTTGTTTATCAACAGAAGAAGAAGCTGAAGGAACAGAAAGCCAAGGCGGTGAAAGTGACTGTCAAAGAGATCCGATTCGGACCGCAGACGGATGATCACGATTACAACTTCAAACTCAAGCATGCGATGAACTTCCTGGGTGAAGGTTCCAAAGTGAAAGCTTATGTCTTCTTCAGGGGTCGCTCCATCCTCTTCAAAGAGCAGGGTGAGGTGCTGCTGCTTCGCTTTGCGAACGACCTGGAGGAATATGCCAAGGTGGAGCACATGCCCATCATGGAGGGCAAGCGCATGTCGGTCATGCTCTCTCCCAAGAAGGGTACTCCTGCTCCCAAGAAGGAGAACAAGGAGAAGAAAGAGGAGAAGGCCGACTGA
- a CDS encoding TlpA family protein disulfide reductase, protein MKYVNFCLAAILSLALSSGSVKSDLPSIGYHPGEMFPDIVLTDSEGESLALHELKGKKVVLNFWASYDAQSRAANVQLYNFLSGNNTDVTFISVSFDENPNVLERTLAMDHLEKILCYRETNGAGSELYRNFSFKKGFRSYLIDEQGVITAMNIDPNDLRTFL, encoded by the coding sequence ATGAAGTATGTGAACTTTTGCCTTGCAGCAATTCTTTCACTTGCGCTCTCTTCAGGATCTGTAAAAAGTGATCTGCCTTCCATAGGTTATCATCCCGGAGAAATGTTTCCTGACATCGTTTTGACGGACTCGGAAGGAGAGAGCCTTGCACTGCATGAATTGAAAGGTAAAAAAGTTGTGCTGAATTTCTGGGCCAGTTACGATGCCCAATCCCGTGCAGCCAATGTTCAGCTCTATAATTTCCTTTCAGGAAACAACACAGATGTCACATTCATTTCGGTATCCTTTGATGAGAACCCGAATGTGCTGGAGCGGACACTGGCTATGGATCACCTGGAGAAGATTCTCTGTTACCGAGAAACCAACGGTGCAGGTTCTGAACTCTACCGGAATTTCAGCTTCAAGAAGGGTTTCAGGAGCTATCTGATCGACGAACAGGGTGTGATCACCGCAATGAACATCGATCCGAACGACCTGCGAACTTTCCTTTGA
- the rpmI gene encoding 50S ribosomal protein L35, translated as MPKMKTNSGAKKRFALTGTGKIKRKHAYKSHILTKKTKKQKRNLTQTGLVHKSDVNSIKTLLALK; from the coding sequence ATGCCAAAAATGAAGACTAATTCCGGTGCCAAAAAGAGGTTCGCCCTTACCGGAACAGGAAAAATCAAGCGGAAGCATGCGTACAAAAGTCACATTTTGACGAAGAAGACCAAAAAGCAGAAGAGAAATCTGACGCAGACAGGTCTTGTTCATAAATCTGACGTGAACAGTATCAAGACACTGCTCGCATTGAAATAA
- a CDS encoding DNA polymerase III subunit gamma/tau, whose translation MDNYIVSARKYRPSTFRSVVGQNALTTTLRNAIAGNKLAHAYLFSGPRGVGKTTCARIFAKTINCLNPTAEHEACNACESCVAFNEQRSYNIHELDAASNNGVDDIRTLIDQVRIPPQIGRYKVYIIDEVHMLSPAAFNSFLKTLEEPPAHAIFILATTEKHKIIPTILSRCQVYDFNRISIGDIVDHLQHVAAQERVTAEAEALNIIAQKADGGMRDALSIFDQTVSYTGGKITYQSVIENLNVLDYEYYFNLTEAILAGNVSESLLILNNILNRGFEGQYIISGIASHFRDLLVSRDPVTAGLFQVGASIRDRYTGMAKRCSNAFLYEAIAIANDCDLNYRISKNKRLMLELMLIKMCQLTERGTGVKDEKKKGLKPIETGHKSSNDQAASIATSKPIKESTPQVTTAEKPPKETTAHSTPQPEVKEPDGGAYAAAPTPVKGNSQRKRYTSVSGMGVSLSSLSENKVSEPESTGEVKEISGSRHFSEGELLAAWKEFAENLTDEKLLKNTMSLYLPRLIGEELFEVEVNTELNSQYLNDNSHSILSFLREKLDNGEITMSIRIAEGNAIRKALTSREIFDEMTKQNSSLQKLSDEFGLELS comes from the coding sequence ATGGATAATTACATCGTTTCAGCAAGAAAATACAGGCCCTCCACATTCCGTAGCGTAGTGGGTCAGAATGCACTCACCACCACACTGAGAAATGCCATTGCCGGCAACAAACTGGCACACGCCTACCTCTTCAGTGGCCCCAGGGGAGTGGGCAAAACCACTTGTGCCCGCATCTTTGCCAAGACGATCAACTGCCTGAACCCGACAGCTGAACATGAAGCCTGCAACGCCTGTGAATCGTGCGTAGCCTTCAACGAGCAACGCTCCTACAACATCCACGAGTTGGATGCCGCCTCCAACAACGGGGTAGATGACATCCGTACGCTGATAGACCAGGTTCGGATACCCCCTCAGATTGGTCGTTACAAAGTATACATCATTGATGAGGTGCATATGTTGTCCCCGGCAGCGTTCAATTCGTTTCTCAAAACACTGGAGGAGCCGCCGGCGCATGCCATCTTTATTCTGGCCACCACGGAGAAACACAAAATCATCCCTACCATCCTCTCCCGCTGCCAGGTCTATGACTTCAACCGCATCAGCATCGGTGACATCGTGGATCATCTGCAACATGTGGCAGCACAAGAGAGAGTGACCGCCGAAGCAGAGGCACTCAACATCATCGCTCAGAAGGCTGATGGGGGGATGCGCGATGCGCTCTCCATTTTCGATCAGACGGTGAGCTACACGGGTGGAAAGATCACCTATCAGTCGGTGATTGAAAATCTGAACGTACTGGATTACGAATATTATTTCAATCTTACCGAGGCAATACTGGCAGGGAACGTGAGTGAATCTCTTCTGATTCTGAACAACATACTCAACAGGGGTTTTGAAGGACAGTACATCATTAGCGGCATTGCCTCACATTTCCGTGATCTTCTGGTCAGCAGGGATCCCGTAACCGCAGGGCTGTTCCAGGTGGGAGCTTCCATTCGGGACCGTTATACCGGGATGGCAAAAAGATGCAGCAATGCATTTCTCTACGAAGCAATTGCCATTGCCAACGATTGTGACCTCAACTATCGTATCAGTAAAAACAAGCGTTTGATGCTGGAGCTGATGTTAATCAAAATGTGCCAGCTTACCGAAAGAGGCACGGGAGTGAAGGATGAAAAAAAAAAGGGTCTGAAACCGATCGAGACAGGGCACAAAAGTAGCAACGACCAAGCAGCTTCAATCGCTACAAGCAAACCCATCAAGGAGTCAACGCCGCAGGTCACCACAGCAGAGAAACCACCAAAAGAGACAACAGCGCATTCCACCCCACAGCCGGAAGTAAAGGAACCTGATGGAGGAGCCTATGCTGCTGCTCCTACTCCCGTAAAAGGTAATTCACAGAGGAAAAGATACACCTCAGTTTCCGGCATGGGTGTCTCACTCAGCTCACTTTCCGAAAATAAGGTGAGTGAACCCGAATCAACTGGTGAGGTGAAAGAGATCTCCGGATCGCGTCACTTCAGTGAAGGGGAACTGTTGGCAGCCTGGAAAGAATTTGCAGAGAACCTCACCGATGAAAAGCTGCTAAAAAACACCATGTCACTTTATCTGCCACGATTGATTGGCGAGGAGCTCTTCGAGGTGGAGGTAAACACGGAATTGAACAGTCAATACCTCAACGACAACAGTCACTCCATTCTCTCTTTTCTGCGGGAGAAGTTAGACAACGGAGAGATCACCATGTCAATAAGGATTGCAGAGGGGAATGCCATCCGCAAAGCACTCACTTCGCGTGAAATCTTTGACGAGATGACCAAACAGAACTCATCTCTCCAGAAGCTTTCTGATGAGTTTGGACTTGAACTGAGTTAA
- a CDS encoding DNA/RNA non-specific endonuclease: MKKTSLLLLLLLLLVVRCDKESGNVNQYDTQLAFPSTIVEGNSSPSGAMMQWQQGAQIGVYTEGNPNHRNIPFSTNGTGYFSSSNSPIYFPKGEDSFNIIAYYPYNPGLSGNTLPVDLSTDPQDILYSNNLTGITSANKNMVNKLIFVHLLQRIYIRISALDQALFTGNLEANLKGYTKGTISLSDGSLAVQEESSGIIPLEITGTGSERIVSGFLLPSAGGSVELTITVDASLYKWIIPLTRKENYVYSYAVELSEGNLKVSSPLVEGSSEEAYTLYPVSSSNPLPVIPADSGDSDAAQIFMETPVPAGGNIPSDRYQVTHMISNLSWLNNSNATGEVRNYTIHYDIEDIYPVWVAYPLHPSFMRSGNRTDDWQYDPLIPVGYQPDLSAGWQTRTVSRGHMLPSASRSASLNLNRTTFYFTNMVAQNGEMNATTWNDLEEKVRYWSKQTGYDTLYVVTGSILPSPPETINYALDAAGRKAAIPKYLYKTLCRLNKQTGEYNTIAFKMENSTTGIDYTRRVLSVEELEQETGFTFFSKLPAAVATEVKKQKSLSKWN; this comes from the coding sequence ATGAAAAAAACCTCCCTTTTGTTACTCTTACTGCTTCTTTTAGTGGTAAGATGTGATAAAGAATCCGGTAATGTCAACCAATATGATACGCAGCTGGCCTTCCCCTCAACAATCGTTGAAGGGAACTCTTCACCATCCGGGGCAATGATGCAGTGGCAGCAAGGAGCACAGATAGGCGTTTACACTGAGGGGAACCCCAATCATCGCAACATACCATTCAGTACGAACGGCACCGGTTATTTCAGTTCTTCCAACAGTCCCATCTATTTCCCAAAGGGTGAGGATTCGTTCAACATCATAGCCTACTACCCGTACAATCCAGGTCTAAGCGGCAACACACTTCCGGTCGACCTTTCCACTGATCCGCAAGATATTCTATACAGCAACAATCTAACAGGCATCACATCTGCTAACAAGAACATGGTGAATAAGTTGATCTTCGTACATCTGCTACAGCGGATATACATCCGTATCAGCGCTTTGGATCAAGCATTGTTCACCGGTAATCTGGAGGCGAATCTAAAGGGATACACAAAAGGAACTATCTCTCTGAGTGATGGCTCCTTGGCAGTACAGGAGGAAAGCAGCGGTATCATCCCACTGGAAATCACCGGCACAGGAAGCGAGAGAATCGTCAGTGGATTTTTACTTCCCTCAGCAGGGGGTAGTGTGGAACTGACCATCACGGTGGATGCGTCACTGTACAAATGGATCATTCCCCTGACGAGGAAGGAAAATTATGTCTACAGCTATGCCGTGGAGCTCAGTGAGGGCAACCTGAAAGTTTCATCTCCTCTTGTTGAAGGGAGTAGTGAAGAGGCTTATACCTTGTATCCGGTGAGTAGCTCCAATCCTCTTCCCGTCATCCCTGCCGATTCGGGTGATAGTGACGCCGCGCAGATCTTCATGGAGACACCAGTGCCAGCCGGCGGAAACATCCCTTCTGACAGGTACCAGGTGACCCACATGATCAGCAATCTCAGTTGGCTCAACAACAGCAATGCCACAGGTGAGGTGAGGAACTACACCATTCATTATGATATAGAAGATATTTATCCTGTATGGGTAGCCTATCCCCTTCATCCCTCCTTCATGCGTTCGGGCAATCGGACAGATGACTGGCAATATGACCCGCTGATACCGGTGGGATATCAGCCCGACCTCTCCGCCGGATGGCAGACACGTACGGTAAGCAGGGGGCACATGCTGCCCAGCGCCAGCAGAAGTGCCAGTCTGAACCTGAACAGGACAACCTTTTATTTCACCAATATGGTAGCTCAGAACGGTGAGATGAATGCTACCACCTGGAATGACCTTGAGGAGAAAGTACGATACTGGAGCAAACAGACCGGGTATGATACCCTCTATGTGGTTACAGGATCTATCCTGCCATCCCCGCCTGAAACGATCAACTATGCACTGGATGCTGCCGGTAGAAAGGCTGCCATTCCTAAATACCTCTATAAGACACTTTGCCGATTGAACAAGCAGACAGGCGAATACAACACCATCGCATTCAAGATGGAGAACAGCACTACCGGTATCGATTACACCAGGCGCGTGCTCTCTGTGGAGGAGTTGGAACAGGAAACCGGATTCACCTTTTTCAGTAAACTTCCGGCAGCTGTTGCTACAGAGGTGAAGAAACAAAAGAGCCTCAGCAAATGGAATTGA
- the thrS gene encoding threonine--tRNA ligase has translation MIRITFPDGSVREYEKGVTGLEIAQSISQRLAQEVLAASVNGETWDLTRPIEEDATVNLLKWDDEEGKHAYWHSSAHLMAEALQLIYPGIKFGIGPAIENGFYYDVDPGEGVSIKESDFPAIEKKMMELIAAKEEIVRASISKKNAVEMFSARDEHYKVELINELEDGTITTYTQGEFTDLCRGPHLPNTSYIKAVKVLSAAGAYWRGDEKRQQLTRLYGITFPKKKLLDEYLLMLEEAKKRDHRKIGKELQLFAFSQTVGAGLPLWLPKGTQLRMRLEDFLKKIQREFDYDQVITPHIGHKQLYVTSGHYAKYGKDSFQPIQTPEEGEEFLLKPMNCPHHCEIYKTFPRSYKDLPLRMAEFGTVYRYEQSGELHGLTRVRGFTQDDAHIFCTPDQVKDEFLKVMDIIFIIFKALDFENFEAQISLRDPENKEKYIGSDENWEKAERAIVEACEEKGLKARVELGEAAFYGPKLDFMVKDALGRRWQLGTIQVDYNLPERFELEYTGADNQKHRPVMIHRAPFGSMERFVAVLIEHTAGKFPLWLAPTQAVILPVSEKFNDYARSVVKELKRFDIRAEVDDRNEKVGRKIRDNELKRIPYLLIVGEKEAENEEVSVRKQGGIDQGSIKLRTFAEEMAAEVEKMMNPPLGQI, from the coding sequence ATGATAAGAATAACATTTCCCGACGGATCGGTCAGGGAATATGAAAAGGGAGTTACCGGGCTCGAGATCGCACAAAGCATCAGTCAGCGCCTTGCACAGGAGGTTCTGGCAGCAAGCGTCAACGGCGAGACATGGGACCTGACCCGCCCCATCGAAGAGGATGCCACTGTCAATTTGCTGAAGTGGGACGATGAAGAGGGGAAGCATGCCTATTGGCATTCCTCTGCACACCTTATGGCCGAAGCATTGCAGCTGATCTATCCCGGCATCAAGTTCGGCATCGGACCGGCAATTGAGAATGGCTTCTACTATGACGTGGATCCCGGTGAAGGGGTCTCCATCAAGGAGTCCGACTTTCCGGCCATCGAGAAGAAGATGATGGAGCTGATCGCCGCCAAGGAGGAGATCGTGCGTGCCAGCATTTCCAAGAAGAATGCCGTTGAGATGTTCTCTGCCAGAGATGAACACTACAAGGTGGAGCTGATCAACGAGCTGGAAGATGGCACCATCACTACTTATACCCAGGGTGAATTCACCGACCTATGCCGCGGCCCCCACCTGCCCAACACCTCCTACATCAAGGCGGTGAAGGTGCTCTCCGCTGCCGGTGCCTACTGGCGTGGTGATGAGAAGCGGCAGCAGCTGACCCGTCTCTATGGCATCACCTTCCCCAAGAAGAAGTTGCTCGATGAATATCTGTTGATGCTGGAGGAGGCGAAGAAACGCGACCACCGGAAGATTGGCAAGGAGCTGCAGCTCTTCGCCTTCTCGCAGACCGTGGGCGCCGGCCTTCCGCTCTGGCTGCCCAAGGGAACACAGTTGCGTATGCGCCTGGAAGACTTCCTGAAGAAGATCCAGCGCGAGTTCGACTACGATCAGGTGATTACACCCCATATCGGGCACAAGCAGTTGTATGTCACCTCCGGGCACTATGCCAAATATGGCAAGGACTCGTTCCAGCCCATTCAAACCCCCGAAGAGGGTGAGGAGTTTTTGCTGAAACCAATGAACTGCCCCCACCACTGCGAGATCTACAAGACCTTCCCCCGTTCCTATAAAGACCTACCACTGCGCATGGCAGAGTTTGGTACGGTTTACCGCTACGAACAGAGCGGTGAGTTGCACGGGTTGACCCGCGTGAGGGGCTTCACGCAGGATGATGCCCATATCTTCTGTACTCCTGACCAGGTGAAGGATGAGTTCCTGAAAGTGATGGATATCATCTTCATCATCTTCAAGGCTCTCGACTTTGAGAATTTTGAGGCACAGATATCCCTGCGTGATCCGGAGAACAAGGAGAAGTACATTGGATCCGATGAGAACTGGGAAAAAGCAGAAAGGGCCATCGTAGAGGCTTGCGAGGAGAAGGGGCTGAAAGCCCGCGTGGAACTTGGCGAAGCTGCCTTCTACGGTCCCAAGCTCGACTTCATGGTGAAAGACGCATTGGGACGCCGCTGGCAATTGGGAACCATTCAGGTAGACTATAACCTTCCGGAGCGGTTCGAGCTGGAGTACACCGGTGCTGACAACCAAAAGCATCGTCCCGTGATGATTCACCGTGCTCCCTTCGGTTCCATGGAACGATTCGTGGCAGTGCTCATCGAGCATACTGCCGGCAAGTTCCCATTGTGGTTGGCTCCCACCCAGGCGGTGATCCTGCCGGTAAGCGAGAAGTTCAACGATTATGCCCGCAGCGTGGTGAAGGAGTTGAAACGGTTCGACATCCGTGCTGAAGTGGACGACCGCAACGAGAAAGTAGGTCGCAAGATCCGTGACAACGAGCTGAAACGCATTCCCTACCTGCTCATCGTTGGTGAGAAAGAGGCAGAAAATGAAGAGGTTTCAGTGAGAAAACAGGGCGGGATTGATCAGGGTTCCATAAAATTGCGTACATTTGCCGAAGAGATGGCCGCCGAAGTGGAGAAGATGATGAATCCACCCCTTGGTCAGATTTGA
- the rplT gene encoding 50S ribosomal protein L20 — MPRSVNHVASRNRRKKVLKLTRGYYGARKNVWTVAKNTWEKGLTYAYRDRKNKKRNFRALWIQRINAAARDNGMSYSRLMGALHKNEIDINRKVLADLAMNHPEAFKAIVDKVK; from the coding sequence ATGCCAAGATCAGTCAATCATGTTGCATCACGCAACCGCAGAAAAAAAGTTCTGAAATTAACCAGAGGTTATTACGGTGCCCGCAAGAACGTGTGGACCGTAGCCAAGAACACGTGGGAAAAAGGTCTTACCTATGCCTACCGTGACCGCAAAAACAAAAAACGCAACTTCCGCGCACTGTGGATCCAGCGTATCAACGCCGCTGCCCGCGACAACGGTATGTCTTACTCTCGTTTGATGGGTGCGCTGCACAAAAATGAAATAGACATCAACCGCAAGGTGCTTGCCGACCTGGCAATGAACCATCCCGAAGCTTTCAAGGCAATCGTGGACAAGGTGAAGTAA
- the gpmA gene encoding 2,3-diphosphoglycerate-dependent phosphoglycerate mutase — MKKVVLIRHGESAWNKENRFTGWTDVDLTEKGIEEAHKAGQYLKKEGFSFEKAYTSYLKRAVKTLNVVLDEMDLDWIPVEKTWRLNEKHYGMLQGLNKAETAAKYGDEQVLVWRRSYDVPPLPLEKDDERSPFQDPRYRGVDEKDLPLTEALKDTVERILPYWNDTIVPEMKQFNEVIVAAHGNSLRGIIKHLKNISDEEIVSLNLPTAVPYVFEFDDEMNLQKDYFLGDPEEIKKLMDAVANQGKSK, encoded by the coding sequence ATGAAGAAAGTAGTCTTGATTCGCCATGGCGAAAGTGCCTGGAACAAGGAGAACCGTTTCACCGGTTGGACCGATGTAGATCTCACAGAGAAAGGTATCGAAGAAGCTCATAAGGCAGGACAATACCTTAAAAAAGAGGGCTTCAGTTTTGAAAAAGCATATACCTCTTACCTCAAGAGAGCTGTAAAAACACTTAACGTGGTGCTCGACGAAATGGATCTCGACTGGATCCCGGTTGAGAAGACATGGCGCCTGAACGAAAAACATTATGGCATGTTGCAGGGACTCAACAAAGCTGAGACAGCTGCCAAGTATGGAGATGAACAGGTACTGGTATGGCGTCGCAGCTACGATGTGCCGCCGTTGCCACTGGAAAAGGATGATGAGCGTTCACCCTTTCAGGATCCTCGTTACAGGGGTGTGGATGAGAAGGACCTCCCGCTGACTGAAGCACTGAAAGATACGGTAGAGCGTATTCTTCCCTACTGGAATGACACCATTGTTCCTGAGATGAAGCAGTTCAACGAAGTAATCGTAGCGGCCCACGGCAACAGCCTGAGAGGGATTATCAAACATCTGAAGAACATCTCCGACGAGGAGATCGTGAGTCTCAACCTTCCTACCGCCGTTCCCTATGTCTTCGAGTTCGATGATGAGATGAACCTTCAGAAAGATTATTTCCTGGGAGACCCCGAGGAAATTAAAAAGCTGATGGATGCCGTGGCAAACCAGGGTAAGTCAAAGTAA
- a CDS encoding IS982 family transposase: MITTDKVIEIFCIADDFCAEYENEIQNHQLQAGGTTKRRNRKTQMSQSEIIAVMVCFHCGTFHNFKNYYLFYICKHMKSYFPNAVSYNRFVELQPRVIVPFMLLLKLFGFGECTGITYVDSTPIKVCHNKRIHSNKVFRDLAQRGKSTMGWFFGFKLHLVCNEKGELLNFSLTKGNVDDRNPDVINVLTKDLFGKLYADKGYISTKLFEMLFDQGVHLVTGIRSNMKNSLMSFRDKILLRKRSVIESINDELKNICQIEHSRHRSTHNFIMNIIAALVAYCFFPKKPSIKFEVEKSSQLTIWG; encoded by the coding sequence ATGATCACAACAGACAAAGTTATTGAAATATTTTGTATTGCCGACGATTTTTGTGCAGAATATGAGAATGAAATTCAGAATCATCAACTTCAAGCCGGGGGTACAACTAAAAGGAGAAACAGGAAAACGCAAATGTCCCAGAGCGAGATTATTGCCGTGATGGTCTGTTTCCACTGCGGAACCTTCCATAATTTCAAGAATTATTACCTGTTTTATATTTGCAAACACATGAAGAGCTATTTTCCAAATGCCGTTTCCTACAACCGTTTTGTCGAGTTGCAACCCAGGGTGATTGTACCTTTCATGCTCTTGCTCAAACTCTTTGGATTTGGTGAATGCACAGGCATTACATATGTGGATAGCACTCCCATTAAAGTATGTCATAACAAGCGTATACACTCGAATAAAGTATTCAGGGATCTGGCACAAAGAGGGAAAAGTACGATGGGCTGGTTTTTTGGATTCAAGCTTCATCTGGTCTGTAACGAAAAGGGTGAATTGCTGAATTTCTCTCTCACAAAAGGCAATGTCGACGATAGAAACCCTGACGTAATCAATGTTCTTACCAAAGATCTTTTCGGTAAACTATATGCAGACAAGGGTTACATCAGCACAAAGCTCTTCGAGATGCTGTTTGACCAGGGTGTTCATTTAGTGACCGGTATACGCTCAAATATGAAAAATTCCCTGATGTCATTCCGCGACAAGATTCTCTTACGCAAAAGATCTGTAATTGAGTCCATCAATGATGAACTGAAGAATATCTGCCAGATAGAACATTCAAGGCATCGTTCCACACATAATTTCATCATGAACATAATTGCTGCATTGGTGGCATATTGTTTCTTTCCCAAAAAGCCTTCAATCAAATTTGAAGTGGAAAAGTCAAGTCAATTAACCATTTGGGGATAA